A stretch of DNA from Phycisphaerales bacterium AB-hyl4:
TCGGCGAAGTGGACGGTGCAACCCGTGACTTTGCAGCCGGTGTCGAGCACGGCCTGGTGGACGTGTTGTCCATACATGCCCTGGCCGCCGAAGGCCGGGAGCAACGCCGGGTGGATGTTGATGACGCGATGCTGGTAGTCGTCGGGGATGTGGAGGAGGCTGAGGAAGCCTGCGAGGCAGACGAGGTCGGCTTTGGCGTCGCGGATGAGACTGAACACATGGTCCGAGAACTCTTCGGGACTGTCGTAGCCTTTGCGTGGGACGACGAAGGATGGCAGCTTGAGGTTGTTGGCGCGTTCGAGGCCTTTGGCTTTGTCGTTTGAGCTGATGACGACCGAAATACGGGCGTTGAGCTGGCCGACGTTGATGAGGTCGGCGAGGTTCTGCATGGTCGTGCCGCCGCCGGAGATGAGCACGGCAAGGCGGATGGTGTCGTGGCGGATGGTCGGGTTCATATGGCGGGCTCGTTGGCGGCGGGTGGAGCGATCCGGGCAGGCCGCTTCGCTGCTGTTGGGCTTGAGTGAGTACGATACTGCGTGATGGGCATGGCTGAAAGGCGGACAACACGATTAGCGCCGTCGCCGACGGGGGCGCTGCACCTGGGTAACGCGCGGACGTTTCTCATCAACTGGGCGATCGCGCGGCAGCGCGGCTGGCGGGTGGTGCTGCGGATCGAGGACCTCGATGGGCCGAGGGTGAAAACCGCGGCGGATGAGCAGGCGATCGATGTGCTGCAATGGCTCGGATTGGACTGGGACGAGGGCCCGGTGTGGCAGCGGCAGGAAGTGGACGTGTACGGCGCGGCGATGGAATCGCTCAACGACAAGGGGCTGTTGTACCCCTGCCAGTGCACGCGACGGGAGATCGAGCAGGCCCAGTCAGCGCCGCATGCGGATGATCACGAGTTGCGATATCCGGGGACATGCCGAACATCGGGAAGTTCCGAGTCTGGTGTTTCGAGTTTTGAGTTTGGAGACGCGGCGCAGACAACCGCCTGGCGGTTGCGCGTGCCGGACGAAGAGGTGGCGTTTGTCGACCAGGTGCACGGCGAATGGCGGGTGAACGTTCAGCAGCAGGTGGGCGATTTCGTTGTGGCGAGCAAGCAGGGACTGCCTGCGTATCAATTGGCGGTGGTGGTTGACGACGCGCGGCAGGGTGTGACCGATGTGGTGCGCGGCGATGATCTGCTTGACGCCACGGCGAGGCAGATCTTGCTCTGGCGGATGCTGGAACTGGGGCCACCGCCCTGCTGGTGGCATGTGCCGTTGGTCATTGGCGAGGACGGGCGGCGGTTGGCCAAGCGGCACGGCGACACGCGGGTGGCGACGTACCGCGAGCTGGGCGTGTCGGCCGACCGGGT
This window harbors:
- the purN gene encoding phosphoribosylglycinamide formyltransferase, translating into MNPTIRHDTIRLAVLISGGGTTMQNLADLINVGQLNARISVVISSNDKAKGLERANNLKLPSFVVPRKGYDSPEEFSDHVFSLIRDAKADLVCLAGFLSLLHIPDDYQHRVINIHPALLPAFGGQGMYGQHVHQAVLDTGCKVTGCTVHFADNEYDRGPILIQRTCPVEDDDTPETLAGRVAEQEKLAYPEAIRLIAEGRVTIEGRRTRIAPA
- the gluQRS gene encoding tRNA glutamyl-Q(34) synthetase GluQRS; amino-acid sequence: MGMAERRTTRLAPSPTGALHLGNARTFLINWAIARQRGWRVVLRIEDLDGPRVKTAADEQAIDVLQWLGLDWDEGPVWQRQEVDVYGAAMESLNDKGLLYPCQCTRREIEQAQSAPHADDHELRYPGTCRTSGSSESGVSSFEFGDAAQTTAWRLRVPDEEVAFVDQVHGEWRVNVQQQVGDFVVASKQGLPAYQLAVVVDDARQGVTDVVRGDDLLDATARQILLWRMLELGPPPCWWHVPLVIGEDGRRLAKRHGDTRVATYRELGVSADRVVGLIAKWSGVGEGEYEPMSARTFAERFKMERLPREAVTFTKADDAWLRDGAV